A region from the Nocardioides exalbidus genome encodes:
- a CDS encoding DUF6281 family protein — MLCLVLAASTAGCSDTGSTGSADCSAQIRESGVVYTSYGTTRRDATRHVEADVAQCDDIGPDAGSVFPDDPGQVRTWVFDGYSPSDVLGVQYGRTVFGVFVADRLHPDVRERIYRELSDAEP; from the coding sequence GTGCTCTGCCTGGTCCTTGCCGCCTCCACGGCGGGCTGCTCGGACACCGGCTCGACCGGTTCGGCCGACTGCTCCGCGCAGATCCGGGAGTCGGGCGTGGTCTACACGTCGTACGGCACGACTCGTCGAGATGCCACGCGTCACGTCGAGGCCGACGTGGCGCAGTGCGACGACATCGGGCCGGACGCCGGCTCGGTGTTCCCGGATGACCCCGGGCAGGTACGCACGTGGGTCTTCGACGGCTACTCGCCGAGCGATGTCCTCGGTGTCCAGTACGGCAGGACGGTGTTCGGGGTGTTCGTCGCCGATCGACTGCACCCGGACGTGCGCGAGCGCATCTATCGAGAACTGTCCGATGCAGAACCCTGA
- a CDS encoding DUF4440 domain-containing protein, giving the protein MTTTADIAAAFFTDYAAALLARDEDEVARMYAVPALVLFPGRAIAVSDRRQTAEFFASSWEQYDGVAEAEPAVTVLASTADAIWADVRWSFDGAERERFCYQLARSGDQWQVVVLTPLDHVVP; this is encoded by the coding sequence ATGACCACCACAGCAGACATCGCCGCCGCCTTCTTCACCGACTACGCCGCCGCGCTGCTCGCGCGGGACGAGGACGAAGTCGCCCGGATGTACGCCGTCCCGGCCCTCGTCCTGTTCCCCGGCCGTGCGATCGCGGTGTCCGACCGCAGGCAGACCGCGGAGTTCTTCGCGTCGTCCTGGGAGCAGTACGACGGCGTGGCCGAGGCGGAGCCCGCCGTCACGGTGCTCGCCTCGACCGCCGACGCGATCTGGGCCGACGTCCGGTGGAGCTTCGACGGCGCCGAGCGCGAGCGCTTCTGCTACCAGCTCGCCCGCTCCGGCGACCAGTGGCAGGTCGTCGTGCTGACGCCCCTCGACCACGTCGTCCCCTAG
- a CDS encoding DUF3253 domain-containing protein, translating to MIPRSAGDDAVVVASVPARHVYVRHLAAPVETRVRRLPDPDPADPSRSTSGPWWPPVMLDPAWIEGADFDVFHLQFGFDAWSPEGLRTVVDALRRKGTPFVYTVHDLRNPHHEDRTLHDAQLDVLVPAADALITLTRGAAAEIHRRWGRTAHVVPHPHVVDLRTMQSVRDAPARRAPGPRIGLHVKSLRASMNPLILLSTLLAFVAATPGAVLQVNGHRDVLEPDGARYDEPLARQLRLAAARGLVDLRVHDFMSDDDLYAYLASLDVSVLPYRFGTHSGWLEACRDVGTTVVAPDCGYYADQGAVFGFHNEGLDADGSSLRDALEDAVAHPGWGAVTVEERRDQRADVADFHAELYTSLVRPGHTRPVTDVDDRLEATILDLLAQRAPTATICPSDAARAVGSSEDWRELMEPARQAAARLVDRGEVEITQGGRVVDLATAKGPIRIRLR from the coding sequence GTGATCCCGCGGTCGGCAGGCGACGACGCCGTGGTCGTCGCGTCCGTGCCCGCGCGGCACGTGTACGTCCGCCACCTCGCCGCGCCCGTCGAGACCCGCGTCCGACGCCTGCCCGACCCCGATCCCGCCGACCCGAGCCGGAGCACCAGCGGCCCGTGGTGGCCACCGGTGATGCTCGACCCGGCGTGGATCGAGGGCGCCGACTTCGACGTCTTCCACCTCCAGTTCGGCTTCGACGCCTGGTCGCCCGAGGGGTTGCGCACCGTGGTGGACGCCCTGCGCAGGAAGGGCACGCCCTTCGTGTACACGGTCCACGACCTGCGCAACCCGCACCACGAGGACCGCACCCTGCACGACGCGCAGCTCGACGTGCTGGTCCCGGCGGCCGACGCCCTCATCACCCTCACCCGCGGCGCCGCCGCGGAGATCCACCGGCGCTGGGGGCGCACCGCGCACGTCGTGCCGCACCCCCACGTCGTGGACCTCCGCACGATGCAGAGCGTCCGCGACGCCCCTGCCCGCCGCGCGCCCGGCCCGCGGATCGGCCTGCACGTCAAGAGCCTGCGGGCGAGCATGAACCCGCTCATCTTGCTGTCCACCCTCCTGGCATTCGTCGCCGCGACCCCGGGGGCCGTGCTGCAGGTCAACGGACACCGGGACGTGCTCGAGCCGGACGGTGCGCGCTACGACGAGCCGCTGGCCCGGCAGCTGCGGCTGGCCGCTGCGCGCGGGTTGGTCGACCTGCGGGTGCACGACTTCATGAGCGACGACGACCTCTACGCCTACCTCGCCTCGCTCGACGTGTCGGTCCTGCCCTACCGCTTCGGCACGCACTCGGGGTGGCTCGAGGCCTGTCGCGACGTCGGCACCACCGTCGTGGCACCCGACTGCGGCTACTACGCCGACCAGGGCGCGGTGTTCGGCTTCCACAACGAGGGGCTCGACGCGGACGGCTCCTCGCTCCGGGACGCCCTGGAGGACGCCGTGGCGCACCCCGGCTGGGGTGCTGTCACGGTGGAGGAGCGGCGCGACCAGCGCGCCGACGTCGCCGACTTCCACGCGGAGCTCTACACCTCGCTCGTCAGACCGGGGCACACTCGACCCGTGACCGACGTCGACGACCGCCTCGAGGCGACGATCCTCGACCTGCTCGCCCAGCGTGCCCCGACGGCGACGATCTGCCCGTCCGACGCCGCCCGGGCGGTGGGCTCGTCCGAGGACTGGCGGGAGCTGATGGAGCCGGCGCGGCAGGCCGCGGCACGGCTCGTCGACCGCGGCGAGGTCGAGATCACCCAGGGCGGCCGGGTGGTCGACCTCGCCACGGCGAAGGGTCCGATCAGGATCAGGCTCAGGTGA
- a CDS encoding transporter substrate-binding domain-containing protein: MSDLASTVAPTGTLRVVINLGNPVLAQGTADDPRGVTVAIARSVADWLGVPLDLLCVDAARDSYAAIVEGRVDLCFLANEPAREEGVVFTAPYVLIEGVHVVDADSPLTSSDQVDRDGVRIGVRTGSAYDLFLTRSLQHAELVRADEATDVFEEQGLDAAAGVRQPMEQYVATTGRRILEPAFMEIQQSVGLPRGLDPDAVAAVAAHVEELKASGFVRDELARSGVEATVAGLA, encoded by the coding sequence ATGAGCGACCTTGCTTCGACCGTCGCGCCCACCGGCACCCTCCGCGTCGTCATCAACCTCGGCAACCCCGTGCTCGCGCAAGGCACCGCCGACGACCCGCGCGGCGTCACCGTCGCCATCGCGAGGTCCGTCGCCGACTGGCTCGGCGTCCCGCTCGACCTGCTCTGCGTCGACGCCGCACGCGACTCCTACGCCGCGATCGTCGAGGGCAGGGTCGACCTCTGCTTCCTCGCCAACGAACCGGCCCGCGAGGAGGGCGTCGTCTTCACAGCGCCCTACGTCCTCATCGAGGGCGTCCACGTCGTCGACGCCGACTCGCCGCTGACCTCCTCCGACCAGGTCGACCGCGACGGGGTGCGGATCGGCGTCCGCACCGGGTCGGCGTACGACCTCTTCCTCACCCGCAGCCTCCAGCACGCCGAGCTCGTGCGCGCCGACGAGGCGACCGACGTCTTCGAGGAGCAGGGCCTCGACGCGGCCGCCGGCGTGCGCCAGCCGATGGAGCAGTACGTCGCCACGACCGGGCGCCGGATCCTCGAGCCCGCCTTCATGGAGATCCAGCAGTCCGTCGGCCTCCCCCGCGGCCTCGACCCCGACGCCGTCGCCGCGGTGGCAGCGCACGTCGAGGAGCTCAAGGCCTCCGGCTTCGTGCGCGACGAGCTGGCCCGCAGCGGCGTCGAGGCAACCGTGGCGGGGCTAGCGTGA
- a CDS encoding helix-turn-helix transcriptional regulator: MDPSVGLAAASRDGHLALRRVERQQWLVERLYAAHGALLVLDDLAAELGVSGRTIARDVARLRDAGLPIETRQGRDGGVRLDVSGDRLRPVDLDLPEIAALLSSLAVLGPSASESASSAALKLAAALGGETPAGRIEPDRTEQGST; this comes from the coding sequence ATGGATCCCTCGGTCGGTCTCGCGGCTGCCTCCCGCGACGGCCATCTCGCTCTCCGGCGCGTCGAGCGGCAGCAGTGGCTGGTCGAGAGGTTGTACGCCGCCCACGGCGCGCTGCTCGTGCTGGACGACCTCGCCGCCGAGCTCGGGGTGTCCGGGCGCACGATCGCCCGTGACGTCGCGCGCTTGCGGGACGCCGGGCTGCCGATCGAGACCCGCCAGGGTCGGGACGGCGGGGTGCGGCTGGACGTCTCGGGTGACCGGCTGCGCCCGGTCGACCTCGACCTCCCCGAGATCGCCGCGCTGCTCTCGTCACTGGCCGTCCTCGGCCCGAGCGCCAGCGAGAGCGCGTCGTCGGCTGCGCTGAAGCTGGCCGCGGCCCTGGGCGGCGAGACTCCGGCTGGCAGGATCGAGCCCGATCGGACCGAGCAGGGGAGCACATGA
- a CDS encoding MarR family winged helix-turn-helix transcriptional regulator: MPPSDLAEVTDETLTALRHELMRLGRRRETGSSVTDLDASAFKILWLVVEHGPHTLRGLSEGLQLEQSTINRQVHAAVDRGWVERYDDPDCPAMLVRATAPGETAYRLEADARAEGLREIVNTLGDRATSDLAGGLARFNDAIDDAIGRKLTP, translated from the coding sequence ATGCCGCCGTCTGACCTGGCCGAGGTCACCGACGAGACCCTGACCGCCCTCCGGCACGAGCTCATGCGGCTCGGCCGGCGGCGCGAGACGGGCTCGTCGGTGACCGACCTCGACGCCTCGGCGTTCAAGATCCTCTGGCTCGTCGTCGAGCACGGGCCGCACACCCTCCGGGGGCTGTCGGAGGGCCTCCAGCTCGAGCAGTCGACGATCAACCGCCAGGTCCACGCAGCCGTCGACCGTGGCTGGGTCGAGCGCTACGACGACCCGGACTGCCCGGCGATGCTCGTCCGCGCGACCGCGCCCGGCGAGACGGCGTACCGCCTCGAGGCCGACGCACGCGCCGAGGGGCTCCGCGAGATCGTCAACACGCTGGGGGACCGCGCCACCTCCGACCTCGCCGGTGGCCTGGCGCGGTTCAACGACGCCATCGATGACGCGATCGGGCGCAAGCTCACTCCGTGA
- a CDS encoding HNH endonuclease signature motif containing protein → MSEALAKVPEAEVDDLTASDVLRHARSQKAAENRAAADLLVTAARWADLHPPESIHLAAAFTTPGSEHEEPIAGDGCPLVAEFCVAELGAVLGISTTSAKKLIGHALELRHRLPRLWSQVHAGAVPAWRARSVAEATIHAVPSLTRDAAGWVDDQVAAVAGKVGVAQLDRLVAEAIKRFQLAQPDRAADPDDGYLYVDPRHVTVLDQDVHFAGTIHVEADLDLADGIDLDHALARDAATQKALGSTETLDVRRAKALGNLARTQTALDLSSGGRVADEERGGVSRPDLPAAREVVLHAHFDADITSEGTVFGPTGRMENRQKLLLLEQLQSWCGDTRTTITIKPVIDLNHNLTAPGYDIPDRIREQVILRDRTCVFPHCTRPARGCDIDHVTAYDHHAEAEGRPQPGPTRSDNLACLCRSHHRLKTFTTWHYQMVAPGVFEWTSSHGHQFRRDRSGTSPIEPARP, encoded by the coding sequence ATGAGCGAAGCGCTGGCGAAGGTTCCAGAGGCAGAGGTCGACGACCTCACCGCCTCCGACGTCCTGCGCCACGCACGCTCGCAGAAGGCAGCCGAGAACCGGGCCGCAGCCGACCTGCTGGTGACCGCCGCCCGCTGGGCCGACCTGCACCCGCCCGAGTCGATCCACCTGGCCGCCGCGTTCACCACCCCCGGCTCCGAGCACGAAGAGCCGATCGCTGGGGACGGCTGCCCGCTGGTCGCGGAGTTCTGTGTGGCCGAGCTCGGAGCCGTGCTGGGCATCTCCACCACGTCGGCGAAGAAGCTCATCGGTCACGCCCTCGAGCTCCGCCACCGCCTCCCCAGGCTGTGGTCCCAGGTCCACGCCGGTGCGGTGCCCGCGTGGCGGGCGCGGTCGGTCGCGGAGGCGACCATCCACGCGGTTCCTTCGCTGACCCGTGACGCCGCAGGCTGGGTCGACGACCAAGTCGCGGCTGTCGCGGGAAAGGTCGGTGTCGCGCAGCTCGACCGCCTCGTCGCAGAAGCCATCAAGAGGTTCCAGCTCGCTCAACCGGATCGGGCGGCTGACCCGGACGACGGCTACCTGTACGTCGACCCCCGCCACGTCACCGTCCTGGATCAGGACGTGCACTTCGCCGGCACCATCCACGTCGAAGCCGACCTCGACCTCGCCGACGGCATCGACCTCGACCACGCCCTCGCGCGTGACGCCGCCACGCAGAAAGCCCTCGGCTCCACCGAGACCCTCGACGTCCGCCGCGCCAAGGCCCTCGGCAACCTCGCCCGCACCCAGACCGCCCTCGACCTCTCTTCAGGTGGTCGAGTGGCCGACGAGGAACGAGGGGGCGTATCGAGACCCGACCTTCCAGCCGCCCGCGAGGTCGTGCTCCACGCCCACTTCGACGCCGACATCACCAGCGAGGGCACGGTGTTCGGTCCGACCGGTCGGATGGAGAACCGGCAGAAGCTCCTGCTCCTCGAGCAGCTCCAGTCCTGGTGCGGCGACACCCGCACCACGATCACGATCAAGCCGGTCATCGACCTCAACCACAACCTCACCGCACCCGGCTACGACATCCCCGACCGCATCCGCGAACAGGTCATCCTGCGCGACCGCACCTGCGTCTTCCCCCACTGCACCCGACCCGCCCGTGGTTGCGACATCGACCACGTCACCGCGTACGACCATCACGCCGAAGCAGAAGGCAGACCACAACCCGGACCCACACGGTCCGACAACCTCGCCTGCCTGTGCCGCTCCCACCACCGGCTCAAGACCTTCACCACCTGGCACTACCAGATGGTCGCGCCCGGCGTCTTCGAATGGACCTCAAGCCACGGCCACCAGTTCAGACGCGACCGATCAGGCACCAGCCCGATCGAGCCCGCACGACCATGA
- a CDS encoding thiolase family protein yields MSISQDAFVYAYARTPFGRFGGGLADRRPDDLAAVVVKDVLDRAPELDPARVGDVFWGCANQAGEDNRNVGRMAVLLAGLPTSVPATTVNRLCGSSLDAAIQGSRAIESGDADVVLVGGVESMTRAPWVLPKPSRAYPAGNSELVSTTLGWRLVNQAMPAEWTVSLGECNELLGERFGISRGRQDEFAARSHQLAAAAWDEGFYDGWVTPVDDLVRDEGVRADSSVDTLAGLKPSFRPDGTITAGNASPLSDGASAVLLGASGAVPGLDPVARIAGRGVFANDPQDFGYAPVEAADRALARAGIGWSDVAAVELNEAFAVQSLACVDAWPVDESLVNAKGGAIAIGHPLGASGGRVLATLAERLRVSGDRWGVAAICIGVGQGLAVVLENVS; encoded by the coding sequence ATGAGCATCAGCCAGGACGCCTTCGTCTACGCCTACGCACGCACGCCGTTCGGTCGCTTCGGAGGTGGCCTGGCCGATCGGCGCCCCGACGACCTCGCCGCGGTCGTGGTGAAGGACGTGCTGGACCGGGCGCCCGAGCTGGACCCGGCCCGCGTGGGGGACGTCTTCTGGGGCTGCGCCAACCAGGCCGGGGAGGACAACCGCAACGTCGGACGGATGGCGGTGCTGCTCGCGGGGCTGCCGACCTCGGTGCCCGCCACCACGGTGAACCGGCTCTGCGGGTCGTCGCTCGACGCGGCCATCCAGGGCTCGCGTGCGATCGAGTCGGGCGACGCGGACGTCGTGCTCGTCGGCGGGGTGGAGTCGATGACCCGCGCGCCGTGGGTGCTCCCGAAGCCGTCGCGCGCCTATCCGGCGGGCAACTCCGAGCTGGTGTCGACGACGCTCGGCTGGCGGCTGGTGAACCAGGCGATGCCGGCGGAGTGGACGGTCTCGCTGGGGGAGTGCAACGAGCTGCTCGGCGAACGGTTCGGGATCTCTCGTGGACGGCAGGACGAGTTCGCCGCTCGCTCGCACCAGCTGGCCGCCGCGGCGTGGGACGAGGGCTTCTACGACGGCTGGGTGACGCCGGTGGACGACCTCGTGCGGGACGAGGGCGTGCGGGCGGACTCGTCGGTCGACACGCTCGCGGGCCTCAAGCCGTCATTTCGTCCCGACGGCACGATCACCGCGGGCAACGCCTCGCCGCTGAGCGACGGAGCCTCCGCGGTGCTGCTCGGTGCGTCGGGCGCGGTGCCGGGGCTGGACCCGGTCGCCCGGATCGCCGGGCGTGGTGTGTTCGCGAATGACCCGCAGGACTTCGGCTACGCGCCGGTCGAGGCGGCCGACCGGGCACTCGCAAGGGCCGGGATCGGCTGGTCCGACGTGGCGGCGGTCGAGCTCAACGAGGCGTTCGCCGTCCAGTCGCTGGCGTGCGTCGACGCGTGGCCGGTGGACGAGTCCCTGGTGAACGCCAAGGGCGGTGCGATCGCGATCGGCCACCCACTCGGAGCCTCGGGCGGCCGCGTGCTGGCGACACTCGCCGAGCGGTTGCGGGTCAGCGGCGACCGCTGGGGAGTCGCGGCCATCTGCATCGGCGTCGGCCAGGGGCTCGCGGTCGTGCTCGAGAACGTGTCGTAG
- a CDS encoding short-chain fatty acid transporter has protein sequence MSTVATTDQERGLARLAQKSAAWTEKWFPDAYVFALAGVVIVSVAAMVNGSSPVTVAETFGGGFWDLATFTLQMAMVVLTGYVVATSPPVAKVIERIALYPSTPRGAVAFVALLSCLVSMLNWGLSLVFSGLLARAIARRSDLRADYRALGAAAYLGLGAVWALGLSSSAAQLQATAASLPPELLEITGVLDFGATILTWQSLLMAAILIALSVVVAWASAPQGKAVRTAEDMGIDLSDEVAPMAQRTRPGEWLEYSRVLPILVGLLTLGWLVQQLATLPFLTVISSLNGYLMVFLILGLVLHGTPRGFLNAVTKAVPTTAGVLVQFPLYAAMAAVLTRAEGRGGVTVSHHLADLFTSIGGGGAFAVVIALYTALLGLLVPSGGGKWLVEAPYVMQSATDVGMNLGWTVQIYNAAEALPNLVNPFFMLPLLAVLGVRARDLVGFTFLQFLFHLPVVLLLLWLLGMTFQFEAPVVP, from the coding sequence ATGTCGACAGTCGCGACCACCGACCAGGAGCGCGGACTCGCCCGCCTCGCCCAGAAGAGCGCCGCGTGGACCGAGAAGTGGTTCCCCGACGCCTACGTCTTCGCCCTCGCCGGCGTCGTGATCGTCTCGGTCGCCGCGATGGTCAACGGCTCGAGCCCGGTCACCGTCGCCGAGACCTTCGGCGGCGGCTTCTGGGACCTGGCGACCTTCACGCTCCAGATGGCGATGGTCGTGCTGACCGGATACGTCGTCGCGACCTCGCCGCCGGTCGCGAAGGTCATCGAACGGATCGCGCTCTATCCCTCGACGCCGCGTGGCGCGGTGGCGTTCGTCGCCCTGCTGTCCTGCCTCGTCTCGATGCTCAACTGGGGCCTGAGCCTCGTCTTCAGCGGCCTGCTCGCCCGGGCGATCGCGCGGCGCTCCGACCTCCGCGCCGACTACCGCGCCCTGGGTGCGGCGGCCTACCTCGGTCTCGGCGCCGTGTGGGCGCTCGGCCTCTCGTCGTCGGCCGCGCAGCTGCAGGCGACGGCCGCGTCGCTGCCGCCGGAGCTCCTCGAGATCACCGGCGTGCTCGACTTCGGCGCGACCATCCTCACCTGGCAGTCGCTCCTGATGGCCGCGATCCTGATCGCGCTCAGCGTCGTCGTCGCGTGGGCCTCCGCCCCGCAGGGCAAGGCGGTCAGGACCGCCGAGGACATGGGCATCGACCTCTCCGACGAGGTCGCGCCGATGGCGCAGCGCACCCGGCCGGGCGAGTGGCTGGAGTACTCCCGCGTCCTGCCGATCCTGGTCGGCCTGCTCACCCTCGGCTGGCTGGTCCAGCAGCTCGCGACCCTGCCGTTCCTCACCGTGATCAGCAGCCTCAACGGCTACCTCATGGTCTTCCTCATCCTCGGCCTCGTCCTCCACGGCACCCCGCGCGGCTTCCTCAACGCGGTCACCAAGGCGGTGCCGACGACCGCGGGCGTGCTCGTGCAGTTCCCGCTGTACGCCGCCATGGCCGCGGTCCTGACCCGCGCCGAGGGCCGCGGCGGGGTGACCGTCTCGCACCACCTCGCCGACCTCTTCACCAGCATCGGCGGCGGTGGCGCCTTCGCCGTCGTGATCGCGCTCTACACCGCGCTGCTCGGCCTGCTCGTCCCCTCGGGCGGCGGCAAGTGGCTGGTCGAGGCGCCCTACGTCATGCAGTCCGCGACCGACGTCGGGATGAACCTCGGCTGGACGGTGCAGATCTACAACGCCGCCGAGGCGCTGCCCAACCTGGTCAACCCGTTCTTCATGCTGCCGCTGCTCGCCGTGCTCGGCGTCCGGGCGCGCGACCTCGTCGGCTTCACGTTCCTGCAGTTCCTCTTCCACCTGCCGGTGGTGCTGCTGCTGCTCTGGTTGCTCGGGATGACGTTCCAGTTCGAGGCACCGGTGGTGCCGTGA
- a CDS encoding sugar O-acetyltransferase, with protein MSDDERTMRDRMLAGELYIADDPVLAQESDRAQRLAHRFNTMDPADHVGRRGVLTDLLGSFGEGSEIRPPFHCDYGYQTHVGARTFANWGLTSLDVATVTIGDDVQIGPNVQLLTATHPLEAGPRRDKWEAAEPITIGDNVWLGGGAIVCPGVTLGEDTVVGAGSVVTRDLPAGVLAVGVPAKVVREL; from the coding sequence ATGAGCGACGACGAGCGGACCATGCGGGACCGGATGCTGGCGGGCGAGCTCTACATCGCCGACGACCCGGTCCTGGCGCAGGAGTCGGACCGGGCGCAGCGGCTCGCGCACCGCTTCAACACGATGGACCCGGCGGACCACGTCGGGAGGCGCGGCGTGCTGACCGACCTGCTCGGGTCGTTCGGCGAGGGCAGCGAGATCCGGCCGCCGTTCCACTGTGACTACGGCTACCAGACCCACGTCGGTGCGCGCACCTTCGCCAACTGGGGGCTGACCAGCCTCGACGTCGCGACCGTCACGATCGGGGACGACGTGCAGATCGGCCCGAACGTCCAGCTCCTCACCGCCACCCACCCGCTCGAGGCCGGACCCCGGCGCGACAAGTGGGAGGCGGCCGAGCCGATCACGATCGGCGACAACGTCTGGCTCGGCGGCGGCGCGATCGTCTGCCCCGGCGTCACCCTCGGTGAGGACACCGTGGTCGGCGCGGGATCGGTCGTCACCCGCGACCTCCCGGCCGGAGTCCTCGCCGTCGGCGTGCCCGCGAAGGTCGTCCGCGAGCTCTGA
- a CDS encoding MFS transporter, producing MPTQTDAAQRPGLAIAVLCAGGLSAALTQTMVIPIQSELPQLLSTSASNASWVITITLLAAAVTMPVAGRIADMIGKQRVLVASAALLTIGSVVCAISDSLVPVLAGRALQGLAMGFIPVGISFIRQFAPPEMASTGVATMSATLGVGGAIGLPLAAWIADSGDWHTLFWVAAGLSAVITALTWFAVPHVHDAHDGRLDVVGTIGLAIGLSSFLVGVSKGSTWGWDSGRTWGAIVLGIVVLLAWGAFELRQAEPLVDLRTTASPAVLMTNLAAVAVGFGMMAQSIVVPQLLQLPEMTGFGLGQSILAAGLWMAPAGLMMLVFAPVSSGLMKSIGAKKTLMIGAAVLGAGYLVALVMMAAPWQLLVASCVASAGVGIGYAAMPTLILDSVPAHEAGSAVGVNGLMRSAGTTLAAAVMATLLTSSTVDLGGFAVPTESAFRWCFVVGAIAAFVGVAIASMVPVVARRTDAIGADLDETADAAV from the coding sequence ATGCCTACCCAGACGGACGCCGCGCAGCGCCCCGGACTCGCGATCGCGGTCCTCTGCGCCGGAGGCCTCAGCGCCGCCCTCACCCAGACCATGGTGATCCCGATCCAGAGCGAGCTGCCCCAGCTGCTCTCGACGTCCGCGTCCAACGCGTCCTGGGTGATCACGATCACCCTCCTCGCGGCGGCGGTGACCATGCCGGTCGCCGGACGCATCGCCGACATGATCGGCAAGCAGCGCGTCCTCGTCGCCAGCGCCGCGCTCCTCACCATCGGCTCCGTGGTGTGTGCGATCTCCGACTCGCTCGTCCCGGTGCTCGCCGGACGCGCGCTCCAGGGCCTGGCGATGGGCTTCATCCCGGTCGGCATCTCCTTCATCCGCCAGTTCGCACCGCCGGAGATGGCCTCGACCGGCGTCGCGACGATGAGCGCGACGCTCGGGGTCGGCGGCGCCATCGGCCTGCCGCTCGCCGCGTGGATCGCCGACTCCGGTGACTGGCACACTCTCTTCTGGGTCGCCGCCGGGCTCTCCGCCGTGATCACCGCCCTCACGTGGTTCGCGGTGCCCCACGTCCACGACGCCCACGACGGCCGCCTCGACGTGGTCGGCACGATCGGCCTCGCGATCGGTCTCTCGTCGTTCCTCGTCGGCGTCTCCAAGGGCAGCACGTGGGGCTGGGACAGCGGCCGCACGTGGGGCGCGATCGTCCTCGGCATCGTCGTCCTGCTCGCCTGGGGCGCGTTCGAGCTCCGCCAGGCCGAGCCGCTCGTCGACCTGCGCACCACGGCGTCGCCGGCCGTGCTGATGACCAACCTCGCCGCCGTCGCGGTCGGCTTCGGCATGATGGCGCAGTCGATCGTGGTGCCCCAGCTGCTCCAGCTGCCCGAGATGACCGGCTTCGGCCTCGGCCAGTCGATCCTCGCCGCCGGGCTCTGGATGGCCCCGGCCGGCCTGATGATGCTCGTCTTCGCACCCGTGTCGAGCGGGCTGATGAAGAGCATCGGCGCGAAGAAGACCCTCATGATCGGCGCCGCCGTGCTCGGCGCGGGCTACCTCGTCGCCCTGGTGATGATGGCCGCCCCGTGGCAGCTGCTCGTCGCCTCCTGCGTCGCCTCGGCGGGCGTCGGCATCGGCTACGCCGCGATGCCCACCCTGATCCTCGACTCGGTCCCGGCCCACGAGGCCGGCTCCGCGGTCGGCGTCAACGGACTGATGCGCTCGGCCGGTACGACGCTCGCCGCGGCCGTGATGGCCACGCTGCTCACCAGCAGCACGGTCGACCTCGGCGGGTTCGCCGTGCCGACCGAGTCGGCGTTCAGGTGGTGCTTCGTCGTGGGCGCGATCGCCGCGTTCGTCGGCGTCGCCATCGCCTCGATGGTGCCGGTCGTCGCGCGCCGGACCGACGCCATCGGCGCCGACCTCGACGAGACCGCCGATGCCGCCGTCTGA